In Cedecea neteri, a single genomic region encodes these proteins:
- a CDS encoding MFS transporter: MSAITQTFNDKSLMRIALIMAFVQFTNALEYMMFNPIFAFMAADFSVPVSFSGYVSGMYTLGAVLSGIIAFYWIGRFNKKRFLITNMFLLGLLTLLTTFTSSFSHLLVLRFCAGLVGGTTMGVGISILINHAPANLRGKMLATVIVSFSLVSIAGMPTILFLCTHYGWHAALLLISTLCLLALPLIGSFIPRDPASCDTSPALPLDRNTLLFASGNALVQFSPMLVIPVLVPLMTRQLGASLEQLPWLFFAGGIAGYLSTKMTGVLTSHFSALSLATGSTLVFILSLLIPAFGYSYSSLFIILFLGASYSRLVSSSALTIQFPDDSQRAGFASLQTSIMYLMTTAAFFLSSFLFPAHGIALQDMNSLLVLCAISASGFPVIVIILQKKLAKRMIQS, translated from the coding sequence ATGTCAGCGATCACACAGACGTTTAATGATAAGTCCCTCATGCGAATAGCGCTTATCATGGCTTTTGTCCAGTTCACTAACGCGCTGGAATACATGATGTTTAACCCTATCTTTGCTTTTATGGCCGCGGATTTCTCGGTTCCCGTCTCATTCTCCGGCTATGTTTCCGGGATGTATACGCTCGGGGCCGTCCTGTCGGGCATTATTGCCTTTTATTGGATCGGCCGTTTCAACAAGAAGCGTTTTTTAATTACCAATATGTTTCTCCTGGGCCTGCTGACGCTTTTGACTACGTTCACATCCAGTTTTAGCCATCTGCTGGTATTACGATTCTGTGCGGGCCTGGTGGGAGGGACAACAATGGGAGTGGGGATTAGCATATTGATCAATCACGCCCCGGCTAACTTGCGCGGAAAAATGCTGGCAACGGTGATTGTGTCATTTTCGCTAGTAAGCATTGCAGGCATGCCCACGATATTATTTCTGTGTACTCATTATGGCTGGCATGCCGCTTTGTTGTTAATCAGTACCCTGTGTTTATTAGCCTTGCCACTTATTGGCTCCTTTATCCCTCGAGATCCGGCCTCCTGCGACACGTCCCCCGCACTGCCTCTCGATAGAAATACTTTACTGTTCGCTTCGGGTAATGCTCTGGTGCAGTTTAGCCCGATGCTGGTCATCCCGGTTCTGGTGCCATTAATGACCCGGCAGTTGGGGGCTTCACTGGAGCAGTTGCCCTGGCTGTTCTTCGCCGGAGGCATTGCCGGGTACCTGTCTACCAAAATGACAGGCGTGTTAACTTCACATTTTTCTGCTTTGAGTCTGGCGACTGGGTCAACACTCGTTTTTATACTGAGTTTGCTCATCCCTGCTTTTGGCTATTCGTATTCGTCGCTATTTATTATTCTATTTCTGGGCGCCTCTTACAGCCGCCTGGTTTCCTCTTCGGCGCTTACCATTCAGTTTCCAGATGACAGCCAACGAGCAGGATTTGCTTCACTACAGACCTCAATAATGTACCTGATGACAACAGCCGCATTTTTCCTCTCTTCTTTTCTATTTCCCGCTCATGGCATAGCCCTACAGGATATGAACTCGTTGCTGGTTCTATGTGCAATTTCCGCATCAGGGTTCCCCGTTATCGTTATTATTCTGCAAAAGAAGCTGGCTAAACGGATGATTCAGTCTTAA
- a CDS encoding SDR family oxidoreductase gives MSQLLITGATGFLGGAVLARSLSESSFNTVLLLVRANSPQEGVARIRNNLANFGCTEAQLAQINPENILLGDLAEPEHFLDDERLSSVTHVINCAAVASFGENALIWKVNVEGTLQFARRMSQVKGLQRFLHVGTAMSCVPDAGTLVTESMSSKPEEEHLVQYTWSKSTIERMMSEQFPQLPLVIARPSIVVGHSEQGCRPSSSIFWVFRMVLMLGKFMCSLDDKIDVIPVDYCAEALLLLAKSDSLKEKIYHISAGDVSSIRFADIDEAMSSALNQTPIFSNYEQVDYSELVKSRRSFKSIYGPCNERLMLRAMRLYGEFSMLNVRFSNEKLLDLGMSPPPRFVDYISRCVETTRDYSIPELMKVDFK, from the coding sequence ATGAGTCAACTTTTGATTACCGGTGCGACAGGTTTCCTGGGCGGCGCGGTTTTAGCCCGATCCCTCTCCGAATCCTCTTTCAATACCGTATTGCTATTGGTGCGAGCGAACTCTCCTCAGGAGGGCGTGGCCAGAATCAGAAATAACCTTGCTAATTTTGGTTGTACTGAAGCACAGCTGGCACAAATTAACCCGGAAAATATATTACTGGGTGATTTAGCCGAACCTGAACATTTTCTGGATGATGAAAGGCTGTCCAGCGTTACGCACGTGATTAACTGCGCCGCGGTGGCATCCTTTGGCGAGAATGCGCTGATCTGGAAAGTTAACGTGGAAGGCACTCTGCAGTTTGCTCGCCGCATGTCCCAGGTGAAGGGCCTGCAGCGTTTCCTGCACGTCGGCACCGCAATGTCCTGTGTACCGGATGCGGGTACGCTGGTGACCGAAAGTATGTCGAGCAAGCCGGAAGAAGAGCACCTGGTGCAGTACACCTGGTCTAAATCCACTATCGAACGCATGATGTCCGAGCAGTTCCCGCAGCTGCCGCTGGTTATCGCTCGTCCGTCCATCGTGGTGGGCCACAGCGAGCAGGGCTGCCGCCCGTCCAGCAGCATCTTCTGGGTCTTCCGCATGGTGTTGATGCTCGGGAAATTCATGTGCTCCCTGGATGACAAAATCGACGTTATCCCGGTGGACTATTGCGCAGAGGCGCTCCTGCTGCTAGCGAAGAGCGACTCGCTGAAAGAGAAGATCTACCACATCTCCGCCGGGGACGTGAGCAGCATCCGCTTTGCTGACATCGATGAAGCGATGTCCAGCGCGCTGAACCAGACGCCGATCTTCTCCAATTACGAGCAGGTGGATTACAGCGAACTGGTTAAAAGCCGCAGAAGCTTCAAATCCATTTACGGGCCGTGCAATGAGCGCTTAATGCTGCGTGCGATGCGTCTGTATGGGGAGTTCTCTATGCTGAATGTGCGTTTCTCTAACGAGAAGCTGCTGGATTTAGGCATGTCTCCGCCGCCGCGCTTTGTGGATTACATCAGCCGTTGCGTGGAAACCACCCGGGATTATTCTATTCCCGAGCTGATGAAGGTCGACTTCAAATAA
- the fumD gene encoding fumarate hydratase FumD — MDKKAKDDLLYQEMCRVVGKVVLEMRDLGQEPKHIVIAGVVRTMLANHKIKRSPLTSEAMEHVIEALGYEV; from the coding sequence ATGGATAAAAAAGCAAAAGATGACCTGTTGTATCAGGAGATGTGCCGCGTGGTGGGCAAGGTGGTACTGGAGATGCGTGATCTTGGGCAGGAACCTAAACACATCGTGATTGCCGGGGTGGTGAGAACCATGCTGGCTAATCATAAAATCAAACGTTCCCCGCTGACCAGCGAAGCGATGGAACACGTGATCGAGGCGCTGGGCTATGAAGTTTAG
- a CDS encoding DUF4406 domain-containing protein has product MKQLILIAGPYRSGTDGKQDLIEANLARLENAALTVYQRGHIPVIGEWLALPLAKAAGSKAIDDEIAESMFYPVAHRLIAKCDAIYRIEGKSKGADMDIEVARKHGLAVYFRLEDVPQA; this is encoded by the coding sequence ATGAAACAACTCATTCTTATCGCCGGCCCCTACCGCAGCGGCACTGACGGGAAACAAGATCTTATCGAGGCCAATCTCGCCCGGCTGGAAAATGCCGCGTTAACGGTATACCAGCGGGGGCACATTCCCGTCATTGGCGAATGGCTGGCTCTGCCTCTGGCAAAGGCCGCAGGTTCTAAAGCTATTGATGATGAAATTGCGGAGTCTATGTTTTACCCGGTTGCGCATCGGCTGATCGCAAAATGTGATGCCATATATCGCATTGAAGGCAAGTCTAAAGGGGCCGATATGGATATCGAGGTTGCACGCAAGCATGGGCTGGCTGTTTATTTCCGCCTGGAAGATGTCCCGCAGGCATGA
- a CDS encoding DUF7661 family protein → MLHFDVFGRRLGIKKVSEQWLLYRVDPNEGKYSRIYDVVIPPWLTEQELPGWLGDIYHEAASEKHPDVRLINAGESSPGKI, encoded by the coding sequence ATGCTGCACTTTGATGTCTTCGGCAGGCGTTTGGGCATAAAGAAAGTCAGTGAACAATGGCTGCTTTATCGCGTCGACCCTAATGAGGGGAAATATTCCCGGATTTATGACGTGGTTATTCCACCATGGCTAACGGAGCAGGAACTCCCCGGCTGGCTCGGGGATATTTACCACGAAGCGGCGAGTGAAAAGCATCCTGATGTTCGTTTAATTAATGCCGGAGAGTCGTCCCCGGGCAAGATTTAA
- a CDS encoding cysteine hydrolase family protein — translation MMLSEDALLIIDMQQGLFHGPTSPYFSDAVLLNIQLLIEKARQTRVPVFFARHTGPHDSPFSEQSPLTQLIPELNVNAEQDVVFIKKYPNCFRNTELQLQLIQRGVKQLVIAGMKTEFCVDTTCRAASGLGFGTVLISDAHTTMDNEYLSASEIINHHNVTLAGPFVTLATAAGWCFHSEK, via the coding sequence ATGATGTTATCTGAAGATGCACTTTTAATTATCGACATGCAGCAGGGGCTTTTCCATGGCCCCACTTCCCCGTATTTCTCTGACGCCGTTCTGTTAAATATTCAACTGCTGATTGAAAAAGCCAGGCAGACTCGGGTGCCCGTTTTTTTTGCCCGCCACACCGGCCCCCATGATTCCCCATTCTCAGAGCAAAGTCCGTTGACACAACTGATACCCGAACTGAACGTAAATGCTGAACAGGATGTGGTGTTTATAAAAAAGTATCCCAATTGCTTCCGCAATACTGAGCTTCAGCTACAGCTTATTCAACGAGGTGTTAAACAGCTGGTTATCGCCGGTATGAAAACAGAATTTTGTGTGGACACTACCTGCCGTGCAGCGTCAGGGCTGGGGTTCGGGACCGTACTGATTTCAGATGCGCATACCACAATGGATAACGAATATTTGTCGGCGAGTGAAATCATCAACCATCACAACGTTACGCTGGCTGGACCGTTTGTCACGCTTGCCACAGCGGCTGGCTGGTGCTTTCACTCTGAGAAATGA
- a CDS encoding DUF6434 domain-containing protein, giving the protein MNIDWHSSVLTRATVVDKDYKNTQNVRRFMMDECGPRFRFDREFMAWIRNDVPKNLGDVVEEWKRRHTF; this is encoded by the coding sequence GTGAACATCGACTGGCACAGTTCTGTATTAACACGCGCTACTGTCGTGGATAAAGACTACAAAAATACTCAAAACGTTCGCCGTTTCATGATGGATGAGTGTGGACCGCGTTTTCGATTCGATCGCGAATTTATGGCATGGATACGAAACGATGTCCCCAAAAATTTAGGTGATGTCGTTGAGGAGTGGAAGCGCAGGCATACCTTCTAG
- a CDS encoding LysR family transcriptional regulator, translating into MRPALDFNTLKVFIAVVERESFVGASKVLEMPTSNVSRCISQLEEKLNLQLIERSTRHMKLTQAGHLLYTRAKPLVEALEQTETELTLRQMQLKGPLRLCIPNELGPALLGSVIADFACRHPDLEISCVTNLSGFESLRDDLDLAIIVSRGQMDDSDYIARHLLTIPCSVVAAPSVIQRHGTPSRIQQFEELPCITTVSALKGAPWQFVNKKGGFETVKVKGHYRVNSGEMAGRAAVAGVGFAILAKQACQPWINDGRLVEIELEHEAAPLQLYALYFDRRYLPGKTRALIDFMHQELSRIS; encoded by the coding sequence ATGCGTCCGGCGCTTGATTTTAATACCCTGAAAGTGTTCATTGCCGTGGTGGAAAGAGAAAGTTTTGTTGGGGCATCAAAAGTGCTTGAGATGCCGACATCCAACGTGAGTCGCTGTATCTCTCAGTTAGAAGAAAAACTGAATCTGCAGCTCATTGAGCGCAGTACCCGGCATATGAAACTCACCCAGGCGGGGCACCTGCTTTATACCCGGGCGAAGCCATTGGTGGAGGCGCTCGAGCAAACTGAAACAGAATTAACGCTACGGCAGATGCAACTCAAAGGCCCATTGCGCCTGTGTATTCCTAATGAACTGGGCCCTGCATTGCTCGGGTCTGTTATTGCCGATTTCGCCTGCCGGCACCCGGACCTGGAAATCAGCTGTGTCACAAATTTGTCCGGGTTTGAATCCCTGCGCGACGATCTGGATTTAGCTATCATTGTTAGCCGCGGCCAAATGGATGACAGTGACTACATTGCCCGCCACCTGTTGACGATCCCTTGTTCTGTTGTTGCCGCCCCGTCCGTCATTCAGCGTCATGGCACGCCTTCTCGTATACAGCAATTCGAAGAATTACCCTGTATTACCACGGTAAGTGCGCTCAAAGGGGCTCCCTGGCAGTTCGTTAACAAAAAGGGGGGATTCGAGACGGTTAAGGTGAAAGGTCATTACCGGGTAAACAGCGGAGAGATGGCAGGGCGGGCGGCGGTAGCGGGTGTCGGGTTTGCCATTCTGGCGAAACAAGCCTGCCAGCCCTGGATCAACGATGGCCGGTTAGTCGAAATTGAGTTGGAGCATGAGGCTGCCCCTTTGCAGTTGTACGCCCTTTATTTCGACCGCCGTTACTTGCCCGGTAAAACAAGGGCGCTGATTGATTTTATGCATCAGGAATTGAGTCGTATATCCTGA
- a CDS encoding antibiotic biosynthesis monooxygenase family protein, whose protein sequence is MFIAVYEFVVRAGQEEAFIRAWTKRTEGIYRLSGSLGSRLHRNQNGNFIGYAQWPSREVWRQSGNSPLNNGHHPEYDLASQQMQACLAIPSKTLFEMHVEEDYLRPTQFQSPR, encoded by the coding sequence ATGTTTATTGCAGTGTATGAGTTTGTCGTCAGAGCAGGCCAGGAAGAGGCTTTTATTCGTGCGTGGACGAAAAGAACCGAAGGGATTTATCGGTTAAGTGGCTCTTTAGGTTCGCGTCTGCACAGAAATCAAAATGGAAACTTTATAGGCTATGCGCAATGGCCTTCCCGGGAAGTCTGGCGCCAAAGCGGAAATTCTCCGCTAAATAATGGCCATCACCCGGAGTACGATCTGGCGAGCCAGCAAATGCAAGCCTGTCTGGCCATCCCGTCAAAAACATTGTTTGAAATGCATGTTGAAGAGGATTATTTGAGACCGACACAGTTTCAAAGCCCACGTTGA
- a CDS encoding ASCH domain-containing protein gives MSKRLTEYQKKYANAQVWAFGDSPELADELVDLVLKERKTATCSAASAYEKGEDAPVPGGYSIILNGSGDPVCVIQTLSLITLKFSQVSADQARKEGEGDLSLSWWRREHQLFFERNGEFSEDMPLIFEEFMLVERIPQEDSL, from the coding sequence ATGTCTAAGCGACTCACTGAATACCAAAAGAAATATGCCAATGCTCAGGTATGGGCATTCGGCGATTCGCCTGAGCTGGCTGACGAGCTGGTAGATTTAGTTTTAAAGGAGCGCAAAACAGCAACATGCTCTGCGGCATCTGCCTATGAGAAGGGGGAAGATGCGCCCGTCCCCGGCGGATATAGCATTATTCTTAACGGCAGCGGTGACCCGGTTTGTGTTATCCAGACGCTGTCTTTAATCACTCTTAAGTTTTCACAGGTCAGTGCAGATCAGGCCCGTAAGGAGGGGGAAGGGGACTTAAGCCTCTCCTGGTGGCGGCGTGAACATCAGCTATTTTTTGAAAGAAATGGCGAGTTTTCTGAAGATATGCCCTTAATTTTTGAAGAGTTTATGCTGGTGGAACGCATCCCACAGGAAGATAGCCTGTAA
- a CDS encoding YqaE/Pmp3 family membrane protein gives MGFWRVVFTIILPPLGVLIGKGFGWAFILNIILTLLGYFPGLIHAFWVQTRD, from the coding sequence ATGGGATTTTGGCGAGTCGTTTTCACAATTATTCTGCCACCATTGGGCGTGCTTATCGGTAAAGGTTTTGGCTGGGCCTTCATCCTCAATATCATCCTCACCCTGCTAGGCTACTTCCCTGGCCTGATTCATGCGTTTTGGGTGCAGACCCGGGATTGA
- a CDS encoding acyltransferase family protein, with amino-acid sequence MKYQVFNYLRIFLALEVVVAHTIPVFFENIYWPGFVMAVPAFLAVSGFLVLGSYDNNPQVFPFLIKRCLRIFPALIASIILSWIVVDREFAFNSILMFLTGGFTASTGNIPLWSLIWELLAYGVLIILWVSGAYKSKIALCSLLAISIGISYFICAKNYHPKYQILSFLPISFLIGNIFYLMRNVTRRIHFGYALSFFIFVLILFSSPWRNIPIAPSAAILQAIAVVWLGSSNLPLPDKKVPDISYGLYVYHYPIIIWIGSLLNQINTLSAFAIIVASLVSVCLSSWHFIESPVLNAKKIILSKYKQPV; translated from the coding sequence ATGAAATACCAAGTATTCAATTATTTAAGAATATTTCTTGCCCTGGAAGTTGTTGTTGCACACACCATTCCAGTTTTTTTTGAAAACATATATTGGCCTGGTTTTGTAATGGCCGTCCCGGCATTCCTTGCGGTCAGTGGATTTTTAGTCCTTGGGAGCTATGATAACAATCCTCAGGTTTTTCCCTTTTTAATTAAAAGGTGTTTGCGAATTTTCCCAGCACTCATAGCCTCCATAATTTTGAGCTGGATTGTTGTTGATCGTGAATTCGCCTTTAACTCTATATTGATGTTTTTAACAGGCGGATTTACAGCATCAACTGGCAATATTCCATTATGGTCATTGATATGGGAATTACTGGCATACGGAGTGTTAATAATCCTGTGGGTTTCAGGAGCCTATAAAAGCAAAATCGCCTTATGCTCTCTGCTTGCAATTAGCATTGGCATTTCCTACTTCATCTGCGCAAAAAATTACCACCCGAAGTATCAAATACTGTCATTCCTCCCCATTTCATTTCTGATTGGAAATATTTTTTACTTAATGAGAAATGTAACAAGGAGGATTCATTTCGGCTACGCATTGTCTTTTTTTATCTTTGTATTAATTCTATTTTCTTCCCCCTGGAGAAATATTCCCATAGCGCCATCAGCGGCAATTCTTCAAGCAATTGCTGTCGTCTGGCTTGGGAGCTCAAACCTTCCACTGCCTGATAAGAAAGTGCCCGATATAAGTTACGGTCTTTATGTCTATCATTATCCCATTATAATATGGATAGGTAGTCTACTTAATCAGATCAATACGCTTTCTGCATTTGCAATAATTGTGGCAAGTTTAGTTTCAGTATGTTTGTCAAGCTGGCACTTCATTGAGTCACCGGTTCTGAATGCAAAAAAAATCATCTTATCCAAATACAAACAACCTGTTTAA
- a CDS encoding GDP-mannose pyrophosphatase, with amino-acid sequence MQPKRAEVRIVDDRILSDDWYSLKKYTFDIQRRNGDWQRLSREVYDRGNGATILLYNRDRKTVILTRQFRFPVFMNGHGGYLIETAAGLLDNMDPENRIKAEVEEETGFLVSSVQKVFEAYMSPGSVTEKLYFYIAEYDVSDKAGAGGGIEAEGEDIEVLELTIDAALGAVESGLIVDGKTIMLLYHVALKSIL; translated from the coding sequence ATGCAACCCAAACGTGCAGAAGTACGGATCGTCGATGACAGAATATTGTCTGATGACTGGTATTCGCTAAAGAAATATACCTTTGATATTCAGCGCAGAAACGGGGACTGGCAGCGACTGAGCCGCGAAGTTTACGATCGGGGCAATGGGGCTACCATCCTGCTTTATAACCGTGACAGGAAAACCGTCATTTTAACGCGCCAGTTTCGTTTTCCGGTCTTTATGAACGGCCACGGTGGTTATCTGATCGAAACTGCCGCAGGGTTGCTCGACAATATGGATCCAGAAAACCGCATAAAAGCGGAAGTTGAAGAAGAAACGGGCTTTCTCGTTTCCAGCGTGCAGAAGGTTTTCGAGGCTTACATGAGCCCTGGGTCGGTAACGGAGAAACTCTATTTTTACATCGCTGAATATGATGTTAGCGACAAGGCTGGCGCGGGCGGCGGAATAGAGGCTGAAGGTGAAGATATCGAAGTGTTAGAGCTGACCATCGATGCCGCTCTTGGCGCCGTTGAAAGTGGTCTTATCGTCGATGGTAAAACCATTATGTTGCTTTATCACGTTGCTCTGAAAAGTATTCTGTGA
- a CDS encoding DeoR/GlpR family DNA-binding transcription regulator → MLANQRKQLILEQLQAEGQVLSKNLSRRFDISEDTIRRDLRELAAEGHLQRVHGGALPSSSAVATFSERKSLKTGAKAKIARKGAELISAGQVVMIDGGTTTSELINCLPDDLRITVVTHSPSVALGLVDKPFIEVILIGGRLYKHSIVTVGAAAIEGISNIHADIFFMGVTGIHPEAGLTTGDYEEACIKRAFSGRAAETVVLASPEKINTASSFVIGDVGLINTVVIDSETDENWVSSMETKGITVLKA, encoded by the coding sequence ATGCTCGCTAACCAACGTAAACAGCTTATTCTGGAGCAACTTCAGGCCGAAGGTCAGGTTCTCTCAAAAAATCTGAGTCGCCGATTTGACATCTCAGAGGACACTATCCGGAGAGACCTGCGCGAGCTTGCCGCAGAAGGCCACTTACAACGCGTTCACGGCGGCGCGTTGCCTTCCTCCTCAGCGGTGGCCACTTTTTCTGAGCGTAAATCATTAAAAACTGGTGCTAAAGCCAAGATTGCCAGAAAGGGAGCCGAACTAATTTCTGCAGGCCAGGTAGTGATGATTGACGGAGGAACTACGACATCAGAGCTTATTAACTGCCTCCCCGATGACCTGCGCATCACGGTGGTAACCCACAGCCCCAGCGTCGCTTTAGGCCTGGTAGATAAACCCTTCATTGAAGTGATTTTGATTGGCGGCCGACTCTACAAGCACTCCATTGTCACCGTCGGGGCGGCAGCAATTGAAGGTATCAGCAACATTCACGCGGATATTTTCTTTATGGGCGTGACGGGCATTCACCCCGAGGCAGGGTTAACCACGGGAGATTACGAAGAAGCATGCATAAAACGTGCATTTTCCGGCAGAGCAGCAGAAACAGTTGTGCTTGCGTCACCGGAAAAGATTAACACCGCCTCATCGTTCGTTATTGGTGATGTAGGGTTAATCAACACGGTCGTGATTGACAGCGAAACTGATGAAAACTGGGTAAGCAGTATGGAAACCAAAGGCATCACGGTGTTGAAAGCGTAA
- a CDS encoding ABC-F family ATP-binding cassette domain-containing protein, translating into MTNTILTLDRVSFVLPDGKPLFSNLTEQFDHQHTGLVGRNGVGKSLLAKMLSGLVTPASGQRSCSGRVRYLAQHLTPHHYHSVAMLAGVDTQLAALDRIEAGSVDPVDFDLVGNHWDLRQRLQAQLESAGLGYLSPETEVNRLSGGEAMRVALTGAMLSEADFLILDEPTNHLDAASRLTLMRQLQQWPRGLLLISHDRKLLQQMERIVELSSLGLRSYGGNYDFYQQMKAQETASAAQNLERIKTERKREEQALREQRERLEKRGSRGTRQGKNANQAKILLGRQKGRSEASAGKQVKQQTQARELLSQQVRHAIKQIEVSTPIAMHITSTFGTLPQNVATLDEVVLPFVPASFRKITLSINGGQRIGVVGSNGCGKSTLLRTLAGLLPLVSGRREVWANTAYLDQQMSILDRQKTVLEQLLAVNSQAGESQLRMQLAQLGLDASRVSLPCGELSGGEQLKAALAILIYADSPASFLLLDEPSNHLDIVSLHTLEYFLNQYQGTLMVVSHDEVFLNQIELTHWLVAGDNGWELSNTKPTE; encoded by the coding sequence ATGACGAATACTATTCTCACGCTCGATCGCGTTTCTTTTGTATTGCCTGATGGCAAACCGCTTTTCTCGAATCTCACTGAACAATTCGACCATCAACATACAGGTCTGGTCGGCCGCAATGGCGTGGGTAAAAGCCTGCTGGCTAAAATGCTGTCAGGCCTGGTTACGCCGGCTTCCGGCCAGCGTAGTTGCTCAGGTCGTGTCAGATATCTGGCGCAGCATCTGACACCGCACCATTATCATAGCGTTGCGATGCTGGCGGGTGTCGACACCCAGCTAGCCGCGCTAGATCGCATTGAAGCAGGCAGCGTCGACCCGGTTGATTTTGACCTTGTTGGTAATCATTGGGACCTTCGCCAGCGATTGCAGGCGCAGTTGGAGTCGGCGGGATTGGGTTACCTATCGCCAGAAACAGAGGTCAACAGGCTCAGTGGCGGAGAAGCCATGCGGGTGGCACTGACCGGCGCGATGCTATCCGAGGCCGATTTTCTTATCCTTGATGAGCCGACCAACCATCTGGATGCTGCCAGCCGACTGACGCTGATGCGGCAGCTGCAACAATGGCCCCGTGGCCTGTTGCTCATCAGTCATGACCGGAAGTTGTTGCAACAGATGGAGCGGATTGTCGAATTATCGTCGCTCGGTTTACGCAGCTACGGCGGTAACTATGATTTTTACCAACAAATGAAAGCACAGGAGACGGCCTCCGCTGCGCAAAACCTGGAACGCATCAAAACCGAGCGTAAGCGTGAAGAGCAGGCATTGCGTGAACAGCGCGAGCGACTTGAAAAACGCGGATCCCGCGGTACCCGCCAGGGCAAGAATGCGAATCAGGCAAAAATATTGCTGGGCCGTCAAAAAGGCCGCAGTGAGGCTTCAGCAGGAAAACAGGTAAAGCAGCAAACCCAGGCGCGGGAGTTACTCAGCCAGCAGGTGCGGCACGCCATAAAGCAAATCGAGGTATCAACCCCCATCGCCATGCACATCACCTCTACATTCGGGACATTACCGCAGAATGTGGCCACACTTGACGAGGTCGTTTTACCTTTCGTTCCAGCCTCTTTTCGCAAGATAACGCTGTCCATTAACGGCGGCCAACGGATCGGTGTTGTTGGTTCCAACGGGTGCGGTAAATCGACATTATTAAGAACTTTAGCAGGTTTGTTGCCGCTGGTGTCTGGTCGCCGCGAGGTCTGGGCTAACACGGCTTATCTTGACCAGCAAATGTCCATTCTGGACCGACAAAAAACGGTACTTGAGCAACTTCTGGCGGTGAACTCGCAGGCGGGGGAATCCCAACTGCGTATGCAACTTGCTCAGCTTGGGCTGGATGCATCTCGTGTGTCATTGCCCTGTGGCGAACTTAGCGGCGGGGAACAACTTAAAGCGGCGCTGGCAATACTGATTTATGCTGACTCACCCGCCAGCTTTTTATTGCTCGATGAACCGAGCAACCATCTGGATATTGTATCCCTGCATACGCTGGAATATTTCCTCAATCAGTATCAGGGCACCCTGATGGTGGTGTCACACGATGAGGTGTTTCTTAACCAAATTGAGCTAACGCATTGGCTGGTTGCGGGGGATAATGGTTGGGAATTATCTAACACGAAGCCGACCGAATGA
- a CDS encoding DUF1304 domain-containing protein, whose translation MIANILIGLVAVIHLYILVLEMVLWDKPAGRKAFGLSPEFAQQSKTLAANQGLYNGFLAAGLIYGLLAASSGYEFKLFFLICVLVAGLFGGLTASKKILYVQAAPAVVALIALFAGI comes from the coding sequence ATGATTGCCAATATTCTTATCGGCCTGGTGGCTGTGATTCACCTTTATATTCTGGTGCTGGAAATGGTGCTTTGGGATAAACCTGCGGGGCGAAAGGCTTTTGGTTTGTCACCTGAGTTTGCTCAACAGTCGAAAACCCTGGCGGCGAATCAGGGGCTGTACAACGGTTTTTTAGCGGCGGGATTAATTTATGGACTGCTGGCGGCGAGCAGCGGTTATGAATTTAAACTGTTTTTCCTGATTTGCGTGCTGGTTGCTGGCTTATTTGGTGGTTTAACGGCCAGTAAAAAAATACTTTATGTACAGGCGGCTCCTGCGGTAGTGGCATTGATTGCATTATTCGCGGGAATATAA